The following are encoded in a window of Rhodopirellula bahusiensis genomic DNA:
- a CDS encoding O-antigen ligase family protein: MSPPAETSLLEEPTDQDFDEHVEPLTPSPNSEHGVLEGSFALACPLLLMLAAALNPLDQSDSTPAGSAGAGLTMEVAMKLLLSGAVGFVAVLGWMLCPPVRQRLAKFPGWILVALGGVFLVTSAAAYGPAATVSRAAAMISCLYIVFIAVTLQFISLRQSLQCVLVGLVLHLIAAWCLYLGGGETAVYQEELGQTLIIERMGSTAHPNSLGRIGALAILVCLGLWRTRTRPLTPTMIATMGFVFVISSATIFESMSRTALVSCAASVLAVMMDRLTNRRGLALGLCGVMGVCLLMLTIGLLSEGSDVSSRVVAVGTKTGDVEELTSVTGRTEIWAEAIRYIAQRPLTGWGLNSAPLLLEDFSHHTHNLLLHALFSAGIFAGICVAVLIAWTVYHAFTVVDPMFRGIAAYICVSGLFEDTAFETFPFASTLLWLLVLLAASVEMSKSEEQLVGDLTQ, encoded by the coding sequence ATGTCCCCCCCGGCAGAAACGTCGCTCTTGGAAGAACCCACTGACCAAGATTTCGACGAACACGTGGAACCGCTAACGCCATCACCGAACTCAGAACACGGTGTTTTGGAAGGCTCGTTTGCGCTAGCGTGCCCGCTGCTGTTGATGCTCGCGGCCGCGCTAAATCCGCTGGACCAATCCGACTCAACACCCGCTGGATCGGCGGGTGCAGGTTTGACGATGGAAGTGGCGATGAAACTGCTTCTGTCCGGAGCGGTCGGGTTCGTTGCAGTGCTCGGTTGGATGTTGTGCCCACCGGTCCGTCAGCGTCTGGCGAAATTTCCAGGTTGGATTTTGGTGGCGCTAGGTGGCGTCTTTTTGGTGACCAGCGCGGCGGCGTATGGCCCTGCGGCAACGGTGTCTCGCGCTGCGGCGATGATCAGTTGCCTCTACATCGTTTTCATTGCGGTCACGTTGCAGTTCATATCTTTGCGACAGTCGCTGCAGTGTGTGCTTGTCGGGTTGGTGCTGCACCTGATCGCGGCGTGGTGTTTGTATCTGGGTGGCGGTGAGACGGCGGTCTATCAAGAAGAACTTGGGCAGACACTGATCATCGAACGAATGGGCAGCACGGCACACCCCAACTCGCTCGGTCGCATCGGTGCCTTGGCGATCCTGGTTTGTTTGGGGCTTTGGCGAACAAGAACCCGTCCCCTCACCCCAACCATGATCGCAACGATGGGATTCGTATTCGTCATTTCCTCCGCCACAATATTCGAATCGATGAGTCGGACTGCGCTCGTTTCGTGTGCCGCATCGGTCTTGGCCGTGATGATGGATCGCCTAACCAACCGCCGTGGGTTGGCTCTTGGTTTGTGCGGGGTGATGGGTGTCTGTTTGTTGATGCTGACGATTGGCTTGTTGTCGGAAGGTTCCGATGTCAGCAGTCGCGTGGTCGCTGTTGGTACCAAGACTGGCGATGTGGAGGAACTGACGTCGGTAACTGGGCGAACGGAGATTTGGGCGGAGGCGATTCGCTACATCGCTCAACGACCGTTGACCGGATGGGGATTGAACAGCGCGCCATTGTTGTTGGAAGATTTCTCGCATCACACGCACAACTTGTTGCTGCACGCACTTTTTTCAGCGGGCATCTTTGCCGGAATTTGTGTCGCGGTGCTGATCGCGTGGACGGTTTATCACGCCTTCACGGTGGTCGATCCAATGTTTCGCGGGATCGCCGCATACATTTGTGTTTCAGGTTTGTTCGAAGACACCGCGTTCGAAACATTCCCGTTTGCTTCGACGCTGTTGTGGTTGTTGGTGCTGCTCGCCGCGTCGGTTGAGATGTCGAAATCGGAAGAGCAATTGGTTGGTGATCTCACGCAATGA
- the lhgO gene encoding L-2-hydroxyglutarate oxidase, which produces MKHSFSPARDLAVIGGGIVGLATAMTWLQTRPGSRVTVLETEARVGQHQSGHNSGVIHSGIYYQPGSEKALLCREGKTKLEAFCEKHGIRWEKCGKVVVATDPSELSSLERIIERADLNGVEFRRITIDQLRQLEPSVAGVDAIVVPETGIVDYRSVCDAYRHCIEEMGGSVQLGFQVQRLDADDSGVRLAGVDHNQSSRKFDIRARSAIACAGLHSDTLVRQSESDASRSDTESSSEEVRIIPFRGEYYELRPERRGLCRNLIYPVPDPAFPFLGVHFTRMIDGNVECGPNAVLALAREGYRWRDIDVRYLQRTLGYSGFRRLIQKHWRKGLGEMNRSLRKSAFVSALQKLIPELRASDLIPARAGVRAQAVRANGELVDDFLFRSTPNVTHVLNAPSPAATASLAIARRVIEQHQKQNPNA; this is translated from the coding sequence ATGAAACACTCGTTCAGCCCCGCCCGCGATTTGGCCGTCATTGGTGGGGGAATCGTCGGCCTTGCCACCGCGATGACTTGGTTGCAAACCCGTCCCGGGAGTCGTGTGACGGTGCTGGAAACAGAGGCTCGGGTCGGCCAACACCAAAGTGGGCACAACTCGGGTGTCATCCATTCAGGGATCTACTATCAGCCCGGTAGTGAGAAAGCTTTGTTGTGCCGGGAGGGCAAAACCAAACTCGAAGCATTCTGCGAAAAACACGGGATTCGCTGGGAAAAATGCGGAAAAGTCGTCGTCGCAACCGATCCTAGCGAGCTGAGTTCGTTGGAACGAATCATCGAGCGAGCGGACCTCAACGGAGTGGAATTTCGACGGATCACAATCGACCAACTACGGCAACTCGAGCCTTCTGTTGCGGGTGTTGATGCGATCGTGGTCCCCGAAACGGGCATCGTGGATTACCGGTCGGTTTGCGACGCTTATCGGCATTGCATCGAAGAGATGGGTGGCAGCGTCCAATTGGGTTTTCAGGTCCAACGCTTGGACGCGGATGACTCCGGCGTTCGATTAGCTGGTGTTGATCACAATCAATCAAGCAGGAAGTTTGATATCCGAGCCCGATCGGCGATTGCGTGCGCGGGGCTGCACAGCGACACGCTGGTTCGGCAAAGTGAATCCGATGCCTCCCGTTCAGATACAGAATCATCGTCTGAGGAAGTTCGAATCATTCCGTTTCGGGGCGAATACTATGAGCTGCGGCCTGAAAGACGCGGTTTGTGTCGCAATTTGATCTACCCGGTTCCGGATCCCGCGTTCCCATTCCTTGGTGTGCACTTCACTCGGATGATCGATGGAAACGTCGAGTGTGGTCCCAATGCGGTGTTGGCTCTCGCTCGAGAGGGTTACCGATGGCGTGACATCGATGTTCGATATTTGCAACGAACGTTGGGGTACAGCGGCTTTCGTCGATTGATCCAGAAGCATTGGCGGAAAGGCCTCGGCGAAATGAATCGTTCGCTACGAAAGTCCGCCTTTGTGTCCGCCCTTCAAAAATTGATCCCTGAGCTGCGAGCCTCGGACCTAATCCCCGCCCGAGCTGGCGTGCGAGCCCAAGCGGTGCGAGCCAACGGTGAATTGGTCGACGACTTCTTGTTTCGATCGACGCCCAACGTGACGCATGTGTTGAACGCCCCCAGCCCCGCGGCGACGGCATCGCTGGCAATCGCTCGTCGGGTGATCGAACAGCATCAGAAACAGAATCCAAACGCCTGA
- a CDS encoding ArsR/SmtB family transcription factor produces MTTPPSEPNESQCAGYLKALGDPLRLQIVRALQSGPLSVSDLAILVEQEIGTVSHHLRVLFHADLVQTQREGKFIYYSLKEGMLPSRGKSKQTALNLGCCKLDMGPMID; encoded by the coding sequence ATGACCACTCCACCATCCGAACCGAATGAGTCGCAGTGTGCGGGCTACTTGAAGGCACTTGGCGACCCTCTGCGTCTGCAAATCGTGCGTGCTTTGCAGAGCGGCCCGCTGAGTGTTTCTGACCTGGCCATTTTGGTGGAACAAGAAATCGGCACCGTCTCGCACCACTTGCGAGTCCTCTTTCACGCCGATTTGGTGCAGACCCAGCGGGAAGGGAAGTTCATCTATTACTCGCTGAAAGAAGGCATGCTGCCCAGTCGTGGCAAGTCGAAGCAAACCGCGTTGAACCTCGGTTGCTGCAAACTCGACATGGGCCCGATGATTGACTGA
- a CDS encoding DUF1501 domain-containing protein, whose translation MNQSLIHELGLRQSQMMTRRSLFGSSAAGLGAMALGKLLASEANPHAAASGDPIQANLASGLPHFAPKAKRVIYLFQSGGPSHIDLFDHKDELEQLHGTDLPDSVRGGQRLTGMTSRQSQFPVVKPLWGGKRCGQHGTWVGNLLPHLQEITDDISIVRSMWTEAINHDPAVTYINTGSQQMGHASMGAWLSYGLGSENEDFPAYMVLLSQGSGKNPGQPLFSRLWGSGYLPSSHQGVMLRPGANPVLYLKNPDGVSRDSRRELLNTLGRMNQMHSEATGDPETLARIEAYEMAYRMQTSVPELTDVSDEPESTFELYGEDARRPGSYAANCLQARRMAERGVRFIQLFHRGWDQHISIRNQLPRQCKDVDQASAALVQDLKRLGMLDDTLVIWGGEFGRTVYSQGQLENPSSGRDHHGRCFTTWMAGGGVKAGFDYGTTDEFSYNIVENPVHIRDLNATVLNLLGIDHERFTFKFRGLSQRLTGVEEAHVIRDLIA comes from the coding sequence ATGAACCAATCATTGATTCACGAACTTGGATTGCGACAATCGCAAATGATGACTCGCCGGTCGCTGTTCGGCAGCTCCGCCGCGGGTCTTGGTGCGATGGCACTGGGCAAGCTGTTGGCATCCGAAGCCAACCCTCACGCGGCTGCCTCTGGCGATCCGATCCAAGCGAATCTGGCCTCGGGATTGCCACACTTTGCCCCCAAAGCCAAGCGGGTCATCTACCTGTTTCAGTCCGGCGGACCAAGTCACATCGACCTGTTTGATCACAAGGATGAACTGGAACAACTGCACGGCACGGACCTGCCCGATTCGGTTCGCGGAGGACAACGACTGACCGGCATGACGTCGCGCCAGAGTCAATTTCCGGTCGTCAAACCTTTGTGGGGCGGCAAACGTTGTGGCCAGCATGGAACGTGGGTTGGCAATTTGTTGCCGCACTTGCAAGAGATCACCGACGACATCTCGATCGTGCGTTCGATGTGGACCGAAGCGATCAACCACGACCCGGCGGTGACCTACATCAACACGGGCTCTCAACAAATGGGGCACGCGTCGATGGGAGCTTGGCTGAGCTATGGGTTGGGATCCGAAAATGAAGACTTCCCCGCCTACATGGTCTTGCTCAGCCAAGGCAGCGGGAAGAATCCCGGCCAGCCCCTGTTTTCGCGGTTGTGGGGCAGCGGATATCTGCCGTCTAGCCATCAAGGCGTGATGCTGCGTCCGGGAGCCAACCCGGTGCTGTATCTCAAGAACCCCGATGGCGTTTCGCGAGACTCACGTCGAGAACTCTTGAACACGCTGGGACGGATGAACCAAATGCACTCGGAAGCCACGGGCGATCCGGAAACGCTGGCCCGTATCGAGGCCTATGAGATGGCTTATCGCATGCAGACGTCCGTGCCTGAACTGACCGATGTTTCCGACGAACCTGAATCCACGTTTGAACTGTACGGGGAAGACGCCCGGCGTCCCGGTTCATACGCCGCGAATTGTTTGCAGGCTCGACGCATGGCCGAACGCGGCGTGCGTTTCATTCAACTGTTCCATCGTGGATGGGATCAACACATCTCGATTCGCAATCAGTTGCCACGTCAATGCAAGGATGTCGATCAAGCTTCCGCCGCGTTGGTCCAAGACCTCAAACGATTGGGAATGCTCGATGACACCTTGGTGATTTGGGGCGGTGAATTTGGCCGCACCGTTTACAGCCAAGGACAACTGGAAAACCCCAGTTCCGGTCGCGATCACCACGGGCGTTGCTTCACCACTTGGATGGCTGGCGGCGGCGTGAAAGCTGGTTTTGACTACGGCACGACGGATGAATTTTCCTACAACATCGTTGAAAACCCAGTCCATATCCGTGACCTCAATGCAACCGTGCTGAATCTTCTGGGAATCGATCACGAACGGTTCACGTTCAAATTCCGGGGCCTCAGTCAACGACTCACGGGCGTCGAGGAAGCTCACGTCATTCGAGATCTCATTGCGTGA
- a CDS encoding CobW-like GTP-binding protein: MPQPIEFIMIGGFLGAGKTTLIARLAKQLQSEGKHVCIVTNDQAAGLVDTQLLKSQGLEVNEVAGSCFCCNFDGLTDAMEEFENRQRPDVVLAEPVGSCTDLIATIAVPMMERLGGKFVHRPYAVVLKPNHGKKILSGVGGGFSEKAEYIFRKQLEESEIILLNRIDELSDEDVQALKEQLNEQYPGRKVIPLSAKTGENLDVLYQAFQGDAAPRESMMEVDYDVYADGEAELGWLNATVNFRSEDSFALDDLSVGLVDELRQRLLALGAEPGHLKVLCSDNEADDQPVSVANLIDSDSQTVLSIASETNSRSANAIINARVRLAPESLTEEVQQVVQSVAARLNAETETTQLDSFRPGRPEPTYRSV, from the coding sequence ATGCCCCAGCCCATTGAATTCATCATGATCGGCGGTTTTTTGGGAGCCGGCAAAACCACGCTCATCGCTCGCTTGGCGAAACAACTGCAATCCGAAGGCAAACACGTTTGCATCGTAACAAACGATCAAGCCGCCGGTTTGGTCGACACGCAGTTGCTGAAGAGCCAAGGGTTGGAAGTCAACGAAGTCGCAGGGTCCTGTTTCTGTTGCAACTTCGATGGTTTGACCGACGCCATGGAAGAATTTGAGAATCGCCAACGTCCCGACGTCGTTCTCGCGGAACCAGTTGGAAGCTGCACCGACTTGATTGCGACCATCGCGGTTCCGATGATGGAACGTCTTGGCGGAAAGTTTGTGCATCGTCCCTATGCCGTGGTTTTAAAACCCAATCATGGAAAGAAGATTCTGTCGGGCGTCGGTGGAGGATTTTCCGAGAAAGCCGAATACATCTTTCGCAAGCAACTTGAAGAGTCCGAAATCATCCTGCTCAATCGCATCGATGAATTGTCCGACGAAGACGTGCAAGCGCTCAAGGAACAGTTGAACGAGCAGTACCCAGGTCGCAAAGTCATCCCGTTGTCGGCCAAGACCGGCGAGAATTTGGATGTGCTGTACCAAGCCTTCCAAGGCGACGCGGCTCCTCGCGAATCGATGATGGAAGTGGACTACGACGTCTATGCCGATGGTGAAGCAGAACTCGGTTGGCTCAATGCAACGGTGAATTTTCGGAGCGAAGATTCGTTTGCACTCGATGACCTCAGCGTGGGATTGGTTGATGAACTGCGACAACGTTTGTTGGCCCTGGGTGCTGAACCGGGACACTTGAAAGTTCTCTGCAGCGACAACGAGGCGGACGATCAACCGGTCAGCGTTGCCAACTTGATTGACAGTGATTCGCAAACCGTTTTGTCGATTGCATCCGAAACCAACTCACGCTCCGCCAACGCAATCATCAACGCTCGGGTTCGGTTGGCGCCAGAATCATTGACCGAAGAAGTCCAACAGGTTGTCCAGTCGGTGGCGGCTCGTTTGAACGCTGAGACCGAAACGACCCAGCTCGACAGTTTCCGTCCCGGTCGTCCGGAACCGACCTACCGCAGCGTTTAA